The following is a genomic window from Amycolatopsis acidiphila.
GACACTGACGAGCGGGACCGCGAATAGACCGCGGATGCTCGAAGACGGCCGTTGATGGCCGGACACTGCCGGACAATCAAGATCGCCCCTCGCCCTGTTCTTGCAGATGAGGGGCGATCAGAGGAGGTCAGATGCTGTGCCCCCGGTGAGATTCGAACTCACACTGGACGGGTTTTGAATCCGTTGCCTCTGCCGGTTGGGCTACGGGGGCGGCGCCGCCAGACTCTACGCGTACCGGGAGGGGCCTGGACGGGCGGGGGTAGCCCTCAGTAACGGGTGCTTACACCGGTTCGGCTGTTTACACCACGTGGTGAACGCCATCTCAGGTTCTGGATCGTTCCCGGTAGGCTCGTCTATGGCAGTACGCCGCAGTCCCATTCCGTCGAGCACGCAGGAGGACCCCGGTGACCGAACAGGCTACCGAGGCCAACGGTGTCGCCACCGAGCCGCAGCGTCGGGTGCTCGTCGCCGAAGACGAAGCACTCATCCGGCTTGACCTGGTCGAGATGTTGCGCGAAGAGGGTTACCAGGTGGTGGGTGAGGCAGGCGACGGCGAGGAGGCCATCAAGCTCGCCGCCGAGCTCAAGCCCGACTTGGTGATCCTGGACGTCAAGATGCCCAAGCTGGACGGCATCGAGGCGGCCGCGAAGATCACCGGCGACCGGGTCGCACCCGTTGTCATCCTCACCGCGTTCAGCCAGCGTGACCTGGTCGAACGCGCCCGCGACGCGGGCACCATGGCCTACCTGGTCAAACCCTTCGCCAAGCGGGACCTCGTCCCGGCCATCGAGCTCGCCATCAGCCGGTTCTCCGAGCTGCAGGCACTCGAGGCCGAGGTCGCGGGGCTCACCGACCGCCTGGAGACGCGCAAGATCATCGACCGGGCGAAGGGCCTGCTGATGAGCAGGCAGGGCCTCACCGAGCCCGACGCCTTCCGCTGGATCCAGCGCACCGCGATGGACCGGCGCACCACGATGAAGGCGGTCGCGGAGGCCGTGGTGGAGAGCATCGGCCAACGTTAGTCGATTAACCCGCTCGGACGAGCGGTTCATTACTGGTTGTTATCACCCGGTTGTCGCTATCCGGCAACCGGGTGTAAACCGTGCATGAATTCTTGCAGCGACCGTCACGATGTGGATACAAGACAGCGGGTGACGCTGTGCAACCCGATGCCGTGCGGCTACGTTTTGCGGCCAGTCAGGTTCCCGCGAAAGGGGACAGCCGCGCACCTGGGCGGCAGACCGGCATTGGGAGGAAACGAGTGTCAAGAGCACGACTCACCGGAGTCATCGTGCTGGCGGCCGCGGCATCGCTCGCCCTGGGCGCTTGCGCGGCGCGGGACAACAGCAGCTCGTCGGGTACCGCGACCGGATCGGCCGCAGCCCCGTCGCAGGCCGCCAACGCGGCCAACCCGGCCGGCGACGGCAAGGCCGTCTGCTCGGGCGTCTCCCTGGCGTACGCGGGCACGATCAACGGAGCGAGCGCGGCGCTGGGGCAGAACATCCTGCGTGGCGCCGACCTGGCCGTGAAGCAGCACAACCAGGCCAACCCGAACTGCCAGGTGACCCTCAAGCAGTTCGACACGCAGGGCAAGCCCGACCAGGCGCCCGGCATCGTGACCCAGGTCGTCAGCGAGGCCGACATCATCGGCGTCGTCGGCCTCCCGTTCTCGGGTGAGTCGAAGGCCGCGGGCAACCTGTTCAACCAGGCCGGCCTCGTCACGATCTCGCCGTCGGCGACCAACCCGGCGCTGGCCGACAACGGCTGGAAGACCTTCTTCCGGGGCATGGGCAACGACGCGGTGCAGGGCCCGGCCGCGGCCAAGTTCCTGACCGACACCCTCAAGGCCAACAAGGTCTGCGTCATCCAGGACGACTCCGACTACGGCACCGGGCTGGCCAGCCAGGTGAGCCAGGCGCTGGGCGCCAAGGCCACCTGCCAGGACAAGGTGAAGACAGGGCAGACCGACTTCTCCGCGGTGGTCAACAAGATCGCCACCGAGAGCCCGGACGCGGTCTTCTACGCCGGGTACTACCCCGAGGCGGGCCCGTTCGCCCAGCAGCTCAACGACAAGGGCGTGACGGCGAAGTTCGTCGGGCCGGACGGCGTGAAGGACCCCGAGTTCGTCAAGGGCGCCGGTTCGGGCGCGAACAACGCCTACTTCACCTGCCCCTGCGTCCCGGAGGACAACTTCAAGGACTTCACCGCCGCCTTCAAGTCGACCGAGGGCGCGGACCCTGGCACGTACTCGCCGGAAGGCTATGACGTCACGACGATCATGCTGAAGGGCATCGACTCGGGTATCAAGGACCGGGCCGGCCTGCTCAACT
Proteins encoded in this region:
- a CDS encoding ANTAR domain-containing response regulator, with protein sequence MTEQATEANGVATEPQRRVLVAEDEALIRLDLVEMLREEGYQVVGEAGDGEEAIKLAAELKPDLVILDVKMPKLDGIEAAAKITGDRVAPVVILTAFSQRDLVERARDAGTMAYLVKPFAKRDLVPAIELAISRFSELQALEAEVAGLTDRLETRKIIDRAKGLLMSRQGLTEPDAFRWIQRTAMDRRTTMKAVAEAVVESIGQR
- a CDS encoding branched-chain amino acid ABC transporter substrate-binding protein, with product MLAAAASLALGACAARDNSSSSGTATGSAAAPSQAANAANPAGDGKAVCSGVSLAYAGTINGASAALGQNILRGADLAVKQHNQANPNCQVTLKQFDTQGKPDQAPGIVTQVVSEADIIGVVGLPFSGESKAAGNLFNQAGLVTISPSATNPALADNGWKTFFRGMGNDAVQGPAAAKFLTDTLKANKVCVIQDDSDYGTGLASQVSQALGAKATCQDKVKTGQTDFSAVVNKIATESPDAVFYAGYYPEAGPFAQQLNDKGVTAKFVGPDGVKDPEFVKGAGSGANNAYFTCPCVPEDNFKDFTAAFKSTEGADPGTYSPEGYDVTTIMLKGIDSGIKDRAGLLNFVKNYDGQGLTKKFKWNDKGELSDTPVWSYRVENGKIVNNGQIS